The following are from one region of the Pseudorasbora parva isolate DD20220531a chromosome 12, ASM2467924v1, whole genome shotgun sequence genome:
- the rgs4 gene encoding regulator of G-protein signaling 4, with amino-acid sequence MCKGLAALPATCLKSAKDIKHKIGFLLQKPDPPQEQKTLKEKEKAKVTVVNRISPAETEKWKTSFNSLIKNDDGRKAFASFLQSEYSQENIEFWEACEDFKQTSADKMNLKARMIFDQYVDADSPREVNLDSATREQTRKNLERCDASCFEEAQSKIFTLMEKDSYRRFLKSKLFLELSQPPMHIKPCSLEKKGKQHISDHSQCLPSYA; translated from the exons ATGTGTAAAGGGCTCGCAGCCCTCCCTGCAACATGCTTAAAAAG CGCCAAAGACATAAAGCATAAGATTGGCTTCCTGCTTCAAAAGCCAGATCCACCTCAAGAGCAGAAAACTTTGAAGGAGAAAGAGAAAGCAAAGGTCACAGTGGTGAACAG AATCTCTCCTGCTGAAACGGAGAAATGGAAAACATCATTTAACAGCCTGATCAAAAATGATG ATGGACGGAAGGCTTTTGCGTCCTTTTTACAGTCTGAGTACAGTCAAGAGAACATTGAATTCTGGGAGGCCTGTGAGGATTTCAAGCAAACATCAGCAGACAAGATGAATCTGAAAGCTAGAATGATATTTGATCAATACGTTGATGCCGATTCCCCCAGAGAG gtGAATTTGGACTCGGCCACCAGAGAGCAGACTAGGAAGAATCTGGAAAGGTGTGACGCATCTTGTTTTGAGGAGGCTCAGAGTAAGATCTTCACCCTCATGGAAAAGGACTCGTACAGGCGCTTCCTGAAATCCAAACTGTTCCTGGAACTGTCTCAACCCCCGATGCACATCAAACCCTGTAGTTTAGAGAAGAAAGGAAAGCAACATATTTCTGACCACAGTCAGTGCCTGCCTAGTTATGCCTAA